Sequence from the Platichthys flesus chromosome 2, fPlaFle2.1, whole genome shotgun sequence genome:
GTATATGTTCATGtgcacattttttgttttggtgtttcGTTTTATCTCTTTGCAAACGTACGCATCATTTCAAGGTTTAACAATCCATATCAGCATTTGGCACCTGTGTTTATATGCTAATTCAAATGCTCAAATGAAAGTCAAAGTTTTGCTTCCCCGCCCAGCTTGTATTTCATTACTGGGGATGAAGCCAGGGTGTTTAACAATTGTTCTCCACAATCCTAGTTTGTCATTGAAGAGcattttaaacttaatttctCTCTTTGCATCAGTTTAGGTTGTATACTAAGTGCTCTCTTACCAGGAGGAGGCATAGCCAGGATGTAGTTGTCGAGTTCCTTATACGGTCCGTCTCCTCCATCATTAGTAGCATGTACTCTCACCCAGTACATGGCCATGGACTTCATGCCTTTCACTGTGTAGGAAGTCTTGGTGATTGCGTTTGAATTGCAGCGATCccactctgtgttttctgcaggtCTGATCTCCACAAAATATCCCTTGGCTTCATCCTCAACCCCCTCAATTTCCTTGGGCTTGGTCCAAGACAGGCACAGGGTTGTGTAGGTGGAGTCTGTCACTTTGAAGTCGATGACGTTACCAGGAGGCTCTGCAACACACAATTCACTGTGAATGCTGAAATTTGTGGGTTGCATGAAGCATGAGGACAAAATCATGACTTTCATCCTAATTTATCAACGTCCACCTACTTTTAGGGTCTCTGgcaaacacaaactcagatgGTGAACTGTGTTCACCCGCTCCAGAGTCATTAATGGCTGCCACGCGGAATTCGTACTCCATGCCCTCAACCACGTCTTTAACGCCATAGACCTTGGCTgtatagaaaaaagaaaaatactacATCACACCCCAGAGGCATACAATACAGGAAGGACATCTGCAAATCCTCAGACATGCATTGGTTTGTTGTAACAAGCAGTCTCAACATGTCACCTCTGATCATTTCATCGGATGGGTTGACTTGTCCCCACAGGTTGCTGCCCTTCTTGCGTTTCTCCACATTGTATCCCAGGATATTAGTTCCTCCGGTGTCGGCGGGAGGAGTCCAGGAGAGGTTGATGCAGTTCTTGAAGGCGCTGACAACCTTCGGTGCCGATGGAGGACCAGGGTACGCTGTGCACACAAAGAATTGGCATCTGTGATCAGGCTCTGTCTAAAGCAGGTCGCCTATTAGGATTGTTTTCAAGCAATGTGGGGAAGTGAATTTTGAAGTTGGATGAGTAAAGTGATGGATTAATACTGTATATCAAATAGATACTGAGACCTTTGATTGAGCTTTTATATTTAGACCCTCACGTCAAAATGGCACTGCCAAATTCAATTTATCATTTGCgagatgaaggtgatgaaaCCATGGCGACTCATAGAACTAGTCGGTGAACAATTTGTTGTTTCAGTAGCTGCCAAAGCctcttttgtgtttcttctaGATGACACAACTTCAATTTACAAATTTGAAGTTTTACCTTTTGTACCAGCTTGAATGTCTTCCGTTTCCATCAGCTCACTGGTTCCCATTTCAGTCTCCACTCTCAGGCGATAGCAGTACCTCCTGCCATGATCTACATCAGTGTCCTTGTAAGTGGCCTCCGCCCCAATCGGCCCCACCTTCTTCCAGGTGTTGCGTCCAACTTGCTGCCGCTCAAGGATGTAGTTTCCGATCTTGCAGCCTCCAGTGTCTTTTGGGGGTCTCCATTTGAATTCAATAGAGGAGGAGCACGCCTCAACGATCTCCAGAGGTCCCATTGGAGGAGTAGGTTTatctttgaaaaaacaaaacatgcatagcaTACACAACATTAATCTTTGCCTGACGCTTTACCAAACAACGCAACTGTCTGTGTTGGTGCATGCAAAACAACGACAGAGCAAAGCCTGTTGGTCTTTCCTCTCTTATCTTACCCAGTACAAGAAGCTGGCTTAAGGCCTCAACAGTGCCAAACTCGTTTTTGAGTTTAATCTTGATTTCACCGCTGTCTTTGCGCTGTAGCTTGGTGAGAAGCAGGCGGCTGCCGCCCTCCGTTTGCTCAATCTTGATGTTTGATTCATCCGCTAGCTCTTGACCCTCGAGGTACCATTGAACTTTGATAGGATCCCGTCCGATATAAGGTAATTTGAAGGTTGCTTTTTGTCCCTTTTTCACTGTGACAGGAGTTTTGAACGCCTCCAGTTCCTCAGCATCGAACCTCGGTGGATCTGAAAAATCAGAAAGGCTCATATTTTAAGCAGTGTCATGTGTGCACATACGTAAATGCATTATATAGACATTAGATTGATATGCAGCAGTCTCAAATATCGATTTCCATCATGACATTGACCTGCATGGACACATTAATGAATGATCCAAGTCCTGTATGCAAGGAAGTAACACATATTTTTACCTTCAACAAGGATGAGGGCCTCTGTTTTACGTCCATCTGCCtcaaatttatattttccaCCAAATTCCTCTGTTACTTTGTGAATTTTCAGCCTGTGGAAGGTTCCGTCTTTGGAAATGGTTAAACCCTCGGATGTTTTAAtcttaaaagacaaaacaaatatgacACAACCCACATTAATTCTTGACAAAGGCTCTGACTCCTAAAAATATATGATCCACATCAATACCTCTTTTGCCATATTTATGTAATAACATCTAGATTATGACTTCCCTTGACTCTGGGCTTACCTCGTCTCCATCTTTGTACCAGATTCCCTGACACTCCTCACTGCTCACTTTGCACTCcagctctgctgcttctccgATAATGGCTTTGCAGTCCGAGAGCCCAGCATGAAAGTGAACTCCTGGATCTGAGGATTGATCAAGCAGGCAAGTTAGCCAATGCACATATCCCACAGCTGCAGCTTGCATCTGTACAAGCTGTTGCTCCTCAGCTGTTTCGGGTTTTTGTAATTGTTTCTTTGATTCAAGGACTATATTCGTTCTTGTATGGGTTAATGCAGAATATACACATTTGGATTTAATCGGTGTGTACACACTTACCTCCCTTTTTAAACAATCATCAGTTTTTCACCTTGTAGcatgtattttataatttaactATAAGATACATGTTTTACATGTTGGTTTCATGTCAAAAACCCATTTGAAGAGATTATATCATCCACGTTTCTAAGGGATATAAAAAGAAGAGGGCATTTTGCAAGTATTTTATTCTTGAGTAAGATTTCTTCTTTGGTCTGTAGCTTGATTGTCTTGTTTGTCCTTCTTCAACTTGAAAGTCTGCAGAGTGGTAATCCTTGCACAGCTCATGAAGAATGTCCTCAGCGAGGCGTTCAAAGACTCTTTAAAGAAACATGCACCCTGAGAATATAATACCTCATTCAGGACTGACGAGCCTTGGTCAGTGGAAGAGAACAATCATTTTGTCTATTTAATGTGAATTTGTCTTCAATATGAAGAAACTGCGTTAGAGCATGGTCATCCTCTTAGGTCAGTCCGACTGTTTCCATCCTTGAAAatatgcaagtgtgtgtctccACACTTGTTGTGGTATCAAGAACCCAGTCGGTTCTGCAGTTGTTAACTCAGGAACCTCAAAGCACCGACTCATCCTGAATTGAATAAGGCAAGCGAGCAGAGATGCATTAAGAggttactcacacacacacacagtcggcAAACACAGTACATAACAGACAGAAGTGGACATACAATAAACTGTTGATATCCAACCTGTAAGTCATAGAAATAAAATAGTATACCCAGTGCTGTACTAATCTCTGCAGAACAGAAGACCAAAGCATTTCTTATTTTACCATTATGACCATTAAATTGTTGTAAGATGCGCTATAGACAGAAATCATTCGTGCATAAAATGGAATTAGCATTTTTACAAGCAGTCTCACTGTTAAATCCACTCTGTGCTGAGCTGTCGGATCATTGTAAGAGGCCATTTAAACAATTAGCATTAGCAATTCTGCTCAGTGGTCACACACTTTTATCTCAGGCCCTGAAAGCACCGAAAAAGTCATCTGCTCGTCGATCGACTTTGTTCAGTGGTAGTGCTTCCCATGCAGCAGTTAACACAGCGCCCGCCATCTTACCACTAACTTCCTCCTCAACCAACGCTGGCCAGCCGCAGATGGCTCACCACCGGCTGCACCCCTCaccatttccagcagatgcttCACTGCCTGCCGCTGGCCCAGTGCCATTATCACCACTGgcacttctcttttttttgcttttcacttTTAAGGGATATCATCTTAATTACCATCAATCCACAGTGTCTGAATTTGCTGTTGGATAGGCCGTACAGATAACATGAATGAGAACAGTCACAGGAAGAATTTAAGTGTCAACAAGGAGcatgaaaacaacatcaacaacaacagcagagctGACATCAACAGAACGTTAATTTCAATGCAGAAAAAGGAGGCTGATTGTGGAAAAGGTGACATCCGACAGGCTTTTCAAAATCAGCCCTGTGATGGAAGAACTTTATGTTACTGGATCAACTGAGGGGGGTTTGTTGATTAAGATTTTGCTTTTACTAGTCTCATTGATAAATTGTAATCaatttttaaaagatatttttgtaaaataaactttattgccCCATGGATACCttttaataattacattttagaaGTATTCAATAATCATTGGACACAAGTTTCCGATATAGgtactttttaaaacacatttctttttctcaaaaATACcaaacctcaaaataattatcaaccgTCATCTTAAATATTCTCAGTATGAATTCATATCTAGGTAAATCACCTTTTCCACTTTTGTACCCTTTATACAGACTACATCTATTTAAGGTTATACATACAAGACTTAATACATTAAGATAGcaacaaacaacattttctgTTTAAAGATCCAATGATttcctctgtatgtgtgttgttatcTGAACTTCTCTGTTCTTCGTTTTAGTAGCTGGTCATGTTCATGTTATTGCATGTTAGTGCACATGGGTCCCTCCCTTACCCAGTTAAGATTGGCATGCTGAGAACAcattggtgggggggggggggagagtgtTCTCAGCATGCTAGTGCGACATTTAGCATCTTGTATATATAACCTTACGGTACATGAACTCAACATTTTTGCAAAAGGCAGACGTTtgacacacaaagcacaaataTAGacaaatatctatatttatctACTTAAAGGATTTACAAAGGACACTTAAGCTTTGCGTATGTAGTGAGCCTATACTACTGTGTGTTTCCAATATATAAAGACTggttaaattatgttttattaatcaATGTTGACTAATGAGGCTTAATTTATGCTAATAGTTAGCATATAGTTAATGAGGTAAAGATTTTTGCCCAGGGAGAGAGAACCATTTGCGTTGTTAACACAATGGGTTTTCATTAATTATGAAACATAACTTTAACCCATGCTACAGACTTACATAGCCTAGATGAGGCAACTTCATTGAATGAGGCTCGATAAGACCTGTCTGGTGTACGTTCATAAATTAACCTGGAGCTTTAAGTGAATCTTATGATCGGCAAAGCAGTGAAGTGTGGAGCTTTGTAAAGTGTCAGTTGTTCAGTTCACTGTAAATGGGAAATGCAGCTACTTCTAAGTTCGGAAGAGCTTAGAATTTACCACAGCTGCGACTTTCCCCGATGCCGTTAATGGTCAGTGAATCGTCTACACCATGCGATCTCTGACATCTCTTACCAACGACTGGTTCTTCAACTTCCACAATTCTCCTTTTTGAACGTTTTCCTTTCTTCCCCGAAATGTCACCTCCTTGAATTGTGGTTTCGTCGTCAATATTATCTCctgataataattaataataaatagcAACTTTATACAGTCTGTTATACAATGATTACAAATGTAGTAATTTACTGTCATGAAAtactcttctcctcctgatgAGGTATATTAAAGATACAGATTTAAAATAGATAGATGAGGAGGAATCTGACACGttacagaaaagacaaacaacaataaGAGACACATACAATTATAAGCATCAagacaacatcaacaacaacaacagaacgCATGCAGAGCTTCTACTCTGCCTATTATATTACTATTAATCTTAATACCTTTACaattatatttatctattaaaCATTATATTGCATTTCATCCAGGTAAGCATTTCTTTCATTATACGTCACAGTGTGTATTCATTTCTTACCTATGACTGTTTCTGGAACAAGTGGACCCACTCTCACGCGTTTCTTGCGTTTTCCTTTTCCACCTCcttgttctccctctcctccatctcctccttctccttctcctcctcctcctgctcctccttctcctgctcctcctacTCCTCGTACTCCTCGtactcctgcttctcctccttctcctccttctcctccttctccctcgtCATCAAATTCGTCATCAGAGTCTTCAAGTGAATCGTAATAATCTTCATCTTCAATATCTTCTTCcccacctccagctccacctccagctccacctccagctcctccgccAGCTCTTCCGCCAGCTGCACCAccggctcctcctccagccccacctccagctcctccaccagctccagctTGTCCTCCAATTCCTCCGgctcccccacccccacctccgaCTCCAACTCCTACACCACCTTCAGCGCCTCCAGCACCACCAACCCCACCGGCACTACCGGCACCAAGGGCACCTCCGGCACCAGCTGTACCTGAGCCTGCACCACCAGGACCACTGGCCCCTCCGGCACCATCTGCAGTGGAGCCTGCAGCACCCACGTCTTTTCTCTTCGTTTTCCGTTGAGCTCCGTCCTTACCGGCTGATGCCTTCCTCGACCTGGCAGCAGCTTTGGCCGCAGCCTTGGCCGCAGctttctcctcagctgctgcctttttAGCTACTTGAGCCTCCGCTTGAGAGATGacttctgcagcttctctctcttcctgagcCTTTTTGGCCTTTTCCAGTTTTTCTACCATTTCTTTGTCGTATCTTTCCTGCTGCTCTTTAGCTATTTTGATCAGATCTTCGTCGTTACAGGCTCCAGCCATAGTAGATTTACGAGCTCCCTTCTTCCCCTTGTTGGCAGGATCTTTGTCAGCTATAAAAGATAATACATCAAATGGTTTAAGATCATTAGCTAAATATTGAAATCAGACATTTACAAAGTTTGCGCCTGCCGTTCATACTCTATGATGAGCATTTCCAAAGGTAGAACAAGTTGCAGACGAAGAATTGTCTCACCTTCAACTACAAGCCAGCAGTTGCATGACTTGATGCCTGCCACAGCAGCATAGATCCCAGCGTCCAGAGGCAAACAGTCCCGCACAATCAGCTTGTGGATCAGCTTATCTTCAGACACACTGATTTCGTATTTCTCACTGTTTGACAGCGGGGCGCTTTTACCATACCATGCGATCTCGTTCATGGGGGCGGTCAGGACACACTGGAAAAGGGCGTCCTCTCGTTCTTCTGCCTTGACCTCTTGTATTTTCACTGCAAAGTCCACTTCAGGGACTGCAggtttaaaaaatgcaaaaaacaaagacagagagacaatttGATATCTTTCATTTCTGTCCTATTCTTCTTCCAGACCACATTTAATCAGTAAATGCTTGAAGGTAAGTGAATGTATATCCAATCTAACCTTGACTCACCTTTAAAGTCTGTGGAAAACACATTGACGCCCCCGACATCCACCGAGTAGAGTCCAGCATCGCCGGAGCCCAACCCGTGAATTTTGAATGTGTATTTCTTGCCCACTTGTTTCAAGCTGTGCTTCGCTTTATCGCTTTCATCGAGGGAGAAAGGAATCATGACGCCGTCCTGCAGGATTCAGAGACGTCTCATTGTCATCATAcacaattaagaaaataaatacaaaatggcAGCAGGTAGTTACTGTCCCACCTTATACAGGAACAGTTTGCTGGCGGGATCTTTGAGGTCCATGTCCAGCTCAATTGTCGCACAGTCGTCGTCGTTGACCGCGATGTGTTTTAGCGTACTGATTTGTGTCACAAACTACAATAAATGTAACACAACAGAGAGTTACACGAAGGAGAAACAGGGTCCCGACTGTCCGGTTCAAGATTGACATCAAACCCTAAGAAAACCGGTGATGTGCCACGTACCTCCGctatctcctcctccctctctctcttcatctcgtTGAGTTTCTTCAACATTCCTCGGAAGTCAGTGAGGCCGTGGTCAATGCAGATCTGCTCATAGTCTTTCTTGTCTGCGCTCATTAGAATCTCCCAGACCTTCTCGTCCGGCTCCATTTGCTTCTCCTCACGCGTTCCGTCAGGTTTACTACAGCGGGGGGGgagattttgattatttaattttattccaGTGGAACAATATCGCTTCATAGGAAAGTCACTGGTGGAATGGAATGGCAAAATACATACGGAGCTGTTTATTGTAACTGTtgagttaaaggttcagtgtgtaacatTTAGATGAAAGGGATATTTTGGCAGATGAATGAACATGAAATattccttgtgatgttttcactagtgtgtttttATCTATATTGTGCGGCTTGTACTTTtctaccctagaatgggcccgtcatatttaaatactttacattaaCATCCTCTCTACTAAGGccgacatgttttttttttttttacagtagcctaaaccggacaaactaaacacttttgagtttgtatgaaaactgaaggctaCTACAGGTTATCTCTCATGTTTgcaaggcgggggggggggggggggggtgttgaggTGTTgagtattcagctgcaacatgcaacttcaccgctagatgtcactagattcaACACACTGAATTATTTGACTCACCGTTTCTTAAGGCCTTTTCTCAAGTCGGCTACGTCTGAGAAACCAGAAGATCATAAAAAGAGTCCATCACTGAATGACATCATGAGGCATTGACAACAATTTAAACCTACATTAGTGGTGTGCAGGACTTGGTCTATATATTTTCAATGAACTTAACCTTTTGAGCTTAAAGCATAAATTACTCATAATCtacatttacaccatgtttgaTGAGCAATTCCCAGGGAAGGATCCACAGGCTGTCTATGACACTTAACTCAAAGGCCATTCATTGCTCTTAAAGATACAGTATGAAGCTGTAACATGGGTCACAAACTTGTATTCTCTATTTCACAAAGGCTCAGTATTTTCATTGATGTTCCACCAATACTCTGATCTAGCACCAACGGGTAATGGTGCATTTAACTTATTGCTacttgtatttttaaaatactgTTTTGACAACAACCAAGCTTTGAATACAAAGACCATACTTATTAGAAGGTCCGTTGGTTCGTGATTTatagacaaaaacacagaatatctACAGACTCATCCTTTAATAGTGGCATAATTGATAAAAGGATTCCAGAACCCAGACACATTAAGTGATCAAACTTCTCTTGACTTTACTCACATCCAAGAACGCTGGACTAAGTGACACCCTGACATTTTGACAGAAACAAAGGTGATTGATTACACACACTCTGGTATAGTTTCGAGTGATAGACCAAACTTTTCATTCAGTTTCTAAGAGAGCCATTCATTAGTGTCAGTGCACAGTGACAGTACTCTGATGTGACAGGTGAACAATGACAGATGGGCAGATTTTTTCCAATAAATCCAATTAATGAATGAAACGACACATTGTTATGAGACTCTATGGGCTAATTTGTAGCCCAATTCCAAGTATTGATATTTTAGGtgaaaaaatctattttgtctttgtcttgttccattgtttcatttttttaaaccctgAGAAATGTACAATACTTTTAATTTCTAGTTTGTCTGATATGGGTGTACAGATAACAAATACAACCTGTACCCTTCTACAAACTCAGAATGTATTTGAAACCTCACCTTTTCCTTGTGCCATTTTAAGTTCCTTGGTCTTGGAGAATCCAACTGTGAACAAACAATAGTCCTGATTTCAATCATCTCTTTGTCACAGTGTAATTATGCCATATCCTGAGGAGAATACTTAATGCAAATATTACCGAACACATTAGAGTGATCCATCGGAATAATATAAGGAATATACCTGAAATAACATTCAAGACAACAGTGCAAACAGCTCTTCCATGTTCATTAGTTGCAAAACACTTGTAGGTGTCGGCGTCCTCCACGGCAACCTTTGGAAACTGTTAGAAGGCAAAGACGGAATTAATGGCATTATCAAAAGAAGGATGTAGAACAAATTGTCTTCCTTTGTACCTTGAACTAAATGCACTAGTGTTCTAGTGCTGCCAGCGGAGCTTACCTCCAGCGTGTGTTCAAGAGATATATCATCGTACTTCTGCAGGCACACATCAGGGTGAAAAGTGATTTCTCCATTCGCCCTGCTCCACGTCACGTCAGGAGTGGGAGTTCCCACTACGATGGCTTTAAAGACTGCAAGTTTACCTGGAATGGGACAAAGTGAGGATTTCCTTAGTAGTGGCAAAGTCTTTGTGGCCGTGGTTtaagaaagacatttttttttttcactaaaatTTGGATTGATTTAGGATTTATGTGGAAATATActtattgtatttcatttttttcatgtaAATTTGTGTCCCTATCTGAAATGATTGTCTGTGCTTTAACCCACCAAGGAGCCGCTTTGTTTTATACTTCAACAGAATCTGCACAAATTAAGGAGGATTAACCCAATATCTGTTAAATCTCAAAGTATTGTTAAGTTTTGATGGATTCTTTCTATCCAAAGATACTGTTTATGCCCCCACTACAACAGGCATTGGGAGCAATTTgggattcagtgtcttgctcaaggaaaCTTGGGAGTAAAGCACTAAACTGTACAATGAATTACAATAATATGGAGATTATACTAAATCACAGAGGATTCCTCACCTGTATGTCTGTAGGAATCTGTTGATTCAATTTTCATATGAATTGAAGAGTTTTTCACTCCTAAGATCAGTCGTAGAAATAATTCTGTACTCTTCCTCTCTTGAGTCTAAATGTTGCCTGTTGACATGTGTGACTGAGGACAAAGTGTTTGGCCTGTGTTTGGCTGTAACTGAGCAGTAGAGTGGCtctcctccaaccagaaggtcgacGGTTTGATCCCATTCTTtacatctgcatgccgaagtgtccttgggcaagatgctgaaccgtGAACAGTCCATTGTACTGtaatgtaaagcgctttgagtggtcttcaagactagaaaagccctatataaatacagaccatacACCATCCATGTGCTGTGATagaagagggaaaaataaacattttccattCCTCTCAGTGGCATAAATATTTACCCTCTTGAATAGTCAGAGCGATTGGTTTGCGGGTGAAGTCTGGAGTTGACATTCCCTCTGGAAGTTCCTCCTTAAACTGCGTTATCATGACGCCGGGCACTTTGGACTTCTTCTTGATGCCTAATCGAATGAGAACAcattgaaaatgagaaaaagagaataatGTGTGTGAGATCAATGGTCACAAAACATGATGGCAGTGAGCAATGCaagagaacaacacacacagaggttgtTATTCAGAATATTCATTGAAAAAGTAGTGAAAAGTAGTAATGACTTAATTTCAGAATCCATTTTGATGAAGAAAAGACGCTCAACAATACTGTATTCAGGTTTAGTTCAAAAGCGGATGATAAGTACACAATCTACAACTCAGACAAGTGACGCGGGAAACATTTGTCAGTATAAACGTCACACATAGTCACATTCATTTGTCAGGAGTTCGGTTGGAAGACGGTGACATGTTTGTGAATCAATGCAGACAGTAGTGGAACTTGTAGAAATGTCTaaggatacaaaaaaaacaagataactttaaaggtccagtggtTAATTTGATCATATGTTTGATCCCTAGCTCtataaaatgactgaaatgtaAAGAGGAAAATCAGAAGCAAGTGCAAATGTCCCGAATCTCACTAACATGAGCCGCTGTTGCCTGAAATCTGACCTCACCCGAGGGGGGTTGTGTGGTTGCTCTTGTATTCTGCAAAAACTCTAAAGCTATCCtcgcaaaaaacacacaattcaaatGAGATTATATCCCCGCCCACActgcttcctctgtgttttggcTTTTACTCTTGACTCTACATCGTTTCAACGAAGTTAGCATGGAGCTCTCCCACCGGATTTAGAGTTCTCGTGATGAGCAGCTCACACTGTAAGAGCAAcccaggggtcagaggtcgaaCAGCTTCCCGTCGGGACTTCAACTCTCTTATTTATGCTTCGATATGATTTTACAGATGTGCAAAACTATTTTTAAGCACATTTTGCTAACTGTTATTTAATGATGTAGTTTAGAGTCACTTACATCGTGGGCCTTGTTTTTATTAGTCATGAGTTTGATCCTGATATGAACATGCACGCAAGAGTTGCTTATTCATGTAAGTAGCAGGCCTGAACAGTCAGTTTGATAATTAATTCATAACATTAATGTTTTGTTGAACGGAACTGGAGTTATTCAGGCTATGTGAATATTTGTTCTCTGTCTTGTGAGTCTTTGCGAACAATTTTTGGTTAATTTCCAGGAATCAGGGTAATAAGCAAATTTATCAATAACTGTTACAATAGATATAGTTaaattttaaaaatgtaaaaacgtTCTCATCCTTCAGTTTTCTTTGTCCCCACATGCTGGAAAGATGAGCTGCAGCATCAGTTGCAGCagggaaatataaaatatgcacAGGGgtgatttacttttattttttgcaaacTAGTTCAGTTAATATAGTTCAACTGACTCAGGATAATGGGGGTCGTTGTATTATTCTTGCTTCTTCACATAGTTCAGTCAATGATTTTGAGCACTCCAAACCTGAAACACCTGTTTAgtgtttacttttatttgtgAGAAGTATGAGTCTAATTCGACTCATACATTGAAGTATTTAAAACACGTGTCTGTGGAATTGGTCATTGTTGCAGAAAGTCCCAGAATCCCCGAAAGAACCAATATAAACTAACCCACAGAAACCTGGAGGAGGGCATCACCAAGTGCTGATCCCAGGGGTTCAGCTGGTCCAGGGATCCCTGGTCGTTAATTATTTGCACTTGGCCAGAAAGACCTGTAATAGGCAGAATATTAACTCGAGAATATGTACTTAATGGAATGAGGCGGGCTCCCCGGCGTTTTGCAGTCCGAAGCGGATTGCGGGTAAATTGCTTGCAGCAATTGCTGAACAGGATGTTCTGATAACATCACATGGATTCTGCCACTGTTAACAAGCTGGAAGTTAACACTCTGGAACTGCCAGGATGACACAAACATCGTTAAAACAATGTGTTTACGTGGAAGTATCGATCAGCCTATTAATGTAGAACAGCAATTAAGACTGCATAAGTAAGCCAGGCATTGATTTCATGAGTCAGTCAGCAGAAAGTTATATATGGGGTGTTATCAGCATACATTTGGGATGAAAAGACTCAGAGGTATCAAGTCAGTCCTGAGCAGAGTTAACAGGATTTAAACCAGATGCATCAGCTGTCAGATAGATAATACTATGAATTAAAGGTTTTCATTTACAAAACCTTGCATCTAACTCATAAAACGACTATTTTCAATGTCCCtgctttattttcttgtgtttttatttgtagcTGGTCTTTAACAACTTAACTGTTACCAGAGAAGGAAATCCTTACAAGGATACAGTTTGACAGGATTAA
This genomic interval carries:
- the igfn1.1 gene encoding immunoglobulin-like and fibronectin type III domain-containing protein 1.1 isoform X4; translation: MITQFKEELPEGMSTPDFTRKPIALTIQEGKLAVFKAIVVGTPTPDVTWSRANGEITFHPDVCLQKYDDISLEHTLEFPKVAVEDADTYKCFATNEHGRAVCTVVLNVISVGFSKTKELKMAQGKDVADLRKGLKKRKPDGTREEKQMEPDEKVWEILMSADKKDYEQICIDHGLTDFRGMLKKLNEMKREREEEIAEFVTQISTLKHIAVNDDDCATIELDMDLKDPASKLFLYKDGVMIPFSLDESDKAKHSLKQVGKKYTFKIHGLGSGDAGLYSVDVGGVNVFSTDFKVPEVDFAVKIQEVKAEEREDALFQCVLTAPMNEIAWYGKSAPLSNSEKYEISVSEDKLIHKLIVRDCLPLDAGIYAAVAGIKSCNCWLVVEADKDPANKGKKGARKSTMAGACNDEDLIKIAKEQQERYDKEMVEKLEKAKKAQEEREAAEVISQAEAQVAKKAAAEEKAAAKAAAKAAARSRKASAGKDGAQRKTKRKDVGAAGSTADGAGGASGPGGAGSGTAGAGGALGAGSAGGVGGAGGAEGGVGVGVGGGGGGAGGIGGQAGAGGGAGGGAGGGAGGAAGGRAGGGAGGGAGGGAGGGEEDIEDEDYYDSLEDSDDEFDDEGEGGEGGEGGEAGVRGVRGVGGAGEGGAGGGGEGEGGDGGEGEQGGGKGKRKKRVRVGPLVPETVIGDNIDDETTIQGGDISGKKGKRSKRRIVEVEEPVVDPGVHFHAGLSDCKAIIGEAAELECKVSSEECQGIWYKDGDEIKTSEGLTISKDGTFHRLKIHKVTEEFGGKYKFEADGRKTEALILVEDPPRFDAEELEAFKTPVTVKKGQKATFKLPYIGRDPIKVQWYLEGQELADESNIKIEQTEGGSRLLLTKLQRKDSGEIKIKLKNEFGTVEALSQLLVLDKPTPPMGPLEIVEACSSSIEFKWRPPKDTGGCKIGNYILERQQVGRNTWKKVGPIGAEATYKDTDVDHGRRYCYRLRVETEMGTSELMETEDIQAGTKAYPGPPSAPKVVSAFKNCINLSWTPPADTGGTNILGYNVEKRKKGSNLWGQVNPSDEMIRAKVYGVKDVVEGMEYEFRVAAINDSGAGEHSSPSEFVFARDPKKPPGNVIDFKVTDSTYTTLCLSWTKPKEIEGVEDEAKGYFVEIRPAENTEWDRCNSNAITKTSYTVKGMKSMAMYWVRVHATNDGGDGPYKELDNYILAMPPPVRPRFTDAKIKSFMVVRAGNSARINMNFEASPWPDVTWLKDGMPVSKKVTISNAEATSQLLIPSSERADTGIYTIIVKNIVGQETFSIEMRVTDEPKPPGPLELDENVPGTVTISWDASPDEKRDDRLHYMVMKRDSNKRAWHTIADHIFNNKFTACNILPGREYQYRVYAKNDMGSSKPSESTKWLIHAKKQKFTVTVPETKTCNLQCAPRFIVPLKMHTAPQGYECYMSCAVKGDPTPHVTWLRDNISLNTNTNYFISNTCGVCSLLILRVGSHDNGEYKVVAESALGRAECATKLTVRE